Part of the Meiothermus sp. QL-1 genome is shown below.
CACCTACCTGCGCCGCCACCTGGAAGGGGTGGTGGACGTCTCGCCCATGGGTTGCCGCACGGGGTTTTACCTGGTGGTGCTGGGGGAGCCAGGGCCCCATCAGGTGTTGGAGGCCCTGCGGGCCAGCCTGGAGGCGGCGGTGCAGCACCAGGTGGTACCGGGGGTGAGCGAGCTGGAGTGCGGCAACTACCGCGACCACAACCCTGAAGGGGCGCGGGCTTGGGCCAGGCGGGTGCTCGAGCAGGGTCTGCGCGTGCAGGAGACCGTGGAGATCGAGGGCGCTTGAGGTATGGCTCCGGTGGCCCTTTTCGCTGCCGAAGGGGTTGAAGCCCAGGCGTTGCGCGGCGCCCTTGCTTTGGAGGAGGTGGTGGACGGGCCTTGGCCCATCCACCGGGGGGAGGTGGGCCG
Proteins encoded:
- a CDS encoding S-ribosylhomocysteine lyase — its product is MAGSVPESFRLDHTRVRAPYVRLAGVVETPRGDRIEKYDLRLAQPNQEALDTGSLHTLEHLLATYLRRHLEGVVDVSPMGCRTGFYLVVLGEPGPHQVLEALRASLEAAVQHQVVPGVSELECGNYRDHNPEGARAWARRVLEQGLRVQETVEIEGA